DNA sequence from the Bufo bufo chromosome 3, aBufBuf1.1, whole genome shotgun sequence genome:
cacccagtcttcacccctgccctccttgtcagtctgcaaactttcgaaagccccagcagttggcacctgtgtttcgtcatcatccgagacgtgctgcggtggtcctcccaagtACTCATCtttaaacataagtggttgggcatcggtgcactcaatctcttccacttctggggcagggctaggtggatggccctgggaaaccctgctaacagagtcatcaaaaagcagaagagactgctgcatgacttggtgctcagactgcttggctgatttgcaagggaatgaggtgaaagactgatagacatcggatgcaggtgccaactgtggtttttcagcaggatactgggtgagagacaatgtgaaggaactggagccactgtcagccatccaatctactaacgcctgtacttgttctggcctcaccattcgtagagccgcattaggcctgaccaaataccgctgcaggttctgtcgcctacttacacctgaggaaggggtttcacttgtgcgtgtagctggcacagatcaaccatgtcctctccctgcaacaggagcttcaccagcagcaccacgaccggggccacgtcccttatttgacgctctcctcatatttctcaaatttaggatcttgccctaaataggtgtttttctaatagcagaataaaacgacagtatgtaaaggttgtatctcacaggtacagatgcagacaaggccgcaattaaagatttttgcctgtTTTTCTaatagtgtgtatctcacacgtacagatgcagactaggccacaattaaagatttttgcccaaaatgggtgttttattaatagcagaatagaaccactgtatgtaaagggtgtatctcacaatgacatatgcagcaaaggctgcaaaattacgttttttttttacctaaatgggtgtttttttaatagcagaatagaaccacagtatctaaagggtgtatctcacaatgacagatgcagcaaaggctgcaatattaagtattttgccaaaaaagggtgtattttttactaacagaatatgacagctgtatataacgcttgaatttcacacgtgcagatgcagcaagggctgtaaaattgtatattttgaccaaaaagggtgttttttaaaacccagaaaattatagctgtatttctagcttaaattgcacactgactaatgctgcaaaggccccagatgtaggatattgccaaaaatgggtgtttttttttaaaccagaatataattgcagtatttcaagcttggatttgaatgtcacaaaagcacagatgcattgctggtgcactgagcttgcataaaatggccgcggccgcccacctaactaactgagagataaaagttatttttctctgtcactgggctcagggcagggtaaaaagattgtgcacttcacccacacaactaaatgtatgtagatagctgagttaacaagcacttctgataacagattctgtcctattctctccctcacagcagcagcatcctctccctacactaagcacagcagagtgaggtgcagcgctacgtgactccagcttatatagagcctgggtcacatgctgcattggccaatcacagccatgccattagtaggcatggctgtgatggcttctaaggtcacacagttaatcgcttgttgattggctgctctgcagcctttcaaaaagcgctaagaaatcgccgaacactgaacccgaacttttacagaaatgtacagttcgggttcgctcaaccctaatcacaggggctggctggctgctgattggctgcatgcatggcattgtgggtgatcccttgttcccagagttccttgctccatgtcctaacacatgcagcagccattttaggaaaaaatgggatatgttaccacgaagcgtgaggaaattcggtgtgaatcaaatttttcctgaaattctgatcgaattccacttcgtcaacttcgaatcACTCATCTCTATTTGCTGTCTTAGGGCTTGGGCAACTTTTGATCATTGAAGAACAATGGATTCTTAAGTCTATAAAAACATTTTATAGAAGAATGTAAGGGCAACGTCCATGACCTCAAGCTGAAGAGACAATAACCCAAAGCACATAAGTAAATCCactaaagattggctgaaaaataaGATTTGTGTTGGAGTATCCAAGTCAAAGTCTTGGCATTAACAATATGGAAATGCTGTGGCATaacccaggggcatagctaaaggctcatgggcccaccttccctcagtgctttgtggccaagggcagggaagcacatagccttcatgctgttcGAGGCAAAAATTGATACagcaccccccatgccaaattcttgacttaaccccttccttccagccagaggtataacttgaccagcataaaCATTCTATGATACCGTTGTCTTCCAATgtgacacaagggtctttgggccccctcaggctcctgggcccggtagatactgatacagtgggatgcgaaagtttgggcaaccttgttaatcgttggttgttacgataaaaaatgtcagttaaatatatcacataggagacacacacagtgatatttgagaagtgaaattaggcaggtgcataaatttgggcaccacaaaaaataaatgaaatcaatatttagtagatcctccttttgcagaaattacagcctctaaacgcttcctgtaggttccaatgagagtctggattctggttgaaggtattttggacctttcctctttacaaaacatctttagttcattcaggtttgatggcttccgagcatggacagctttctttaagtcacaccacagattttcaattatattcaggcctggggactgagatggccattccagaacgttgtacttgttcctctgcataaatgccttagttgattttgagcagtgtttagggtcgttgtcttgttgaaagatccagatccagccccggctcagcttcagctttgtcactgattcctggacattggtctccagaatctgctgatactgagtggaatccatgcgtccctcaactttgacaagattctgagtccctgcactggccacacagccccacagcatgatggaaccaccaccatattttactgtaggtagcaggtgtttttcttggaatgctgtgttctttttccttcatgcataacgccccttgttatggccaaataactcaatcttagtttcatcagtccacagcaccttattccaaaatgaagctggcttgtccaaatgtgctttagcccacctcaagcggcactttttgtgctgtgggcggagaaaaggcttcctctgcatcactctcgcatacagcatctccttgtgtaaagtgcgccgaatggttgaacgatgcacagtgactccatctgcagcaagatgatgttgtaggtgtttagtgctggtctgtgggttgactctgactgttctcaacattcgtcgcttctgtctactcaagatttttcttggtctgccacttcgagccttaacttgaactgatcctgtggtcttccatttcctcaatatgttcctaactgtggaaacagacagctgaaatctctgagacagctttctgtatccttcccctaaaccatgatagtgaacaatctttgtcttcaggtcatttgagagttgttttgagacccccatgttgctactcttcagagaaaattaaaagaggagagaaacttacaattgacccccttaaatactctttctcataattggattcacctgtgtatgtaggtcaggggtcactgagcttaccaagccaatttgagttccaataattagttctaaagattttggaatcaataaaatgacaacagtggccaaatttatgcacctgcctgattttgtttaaacaattatagcactgtGCACACAAAGCATCGCAGAAATATTCCTGAAATGAAACACATTTACAGAGacaagtggtccaaaattctTCCTCAACATTGTACAGCCATATGACACGTTTGGTGGTGGTGATTTCTGCTAAAGGGCGATCTACAGGTTATTCATTTCAAGGGTTCACTTTCTTTTCCTTGCAACTATAAGTTATTCATATGTTATTCATAAATAATTTCATAAGACGTAAACTGTATTGATAAgagagtcaatggggacccaaactttactTTTACTTTActctattttccgttataacatgattataacggaaaataatagcattcttaaaacagaatgctaaataaaatgtctactgaggggttaaaaaaacaaaaaaactcactTTATCCACTTGAGCGCAtagccggtatcttcttttcttcaggacctgcaaacggACCTGCGGTGACAATGTCTGGTCAGggcactggagacgtggcgcatagatctcatggccacatgagcccgatgagggctgaactggaagaggagggggagaggaggaggacattaatgaacaagcaatgtgtagcgaaatgggtggttattctactcaggtgacaggaaaggaggagcaggagcagccagaggagctacagggtcatGAGGAAGACGAGATAGAGGACCCAGTCATACCGTGGCAGTatgtagtggagatggaggcagggagtccccctgagtcacttgcacaaatggcccgatgcatgctcacttgcttgggtagtgacagccgaattgtcaccattcggcagagagatGACTTCTGGTTTTCCACCTTATTGGCCCCTCGCTACCGgtcaaaaatgggggcctttgttacacctgctgagagggaggaaaaactgaactattatagagacatcctatatagtcagttggccactgcctctatgcaccatcgtccatcctctcataCACCTCGTACatcctctgtgccacctccacactctgccactctgtggtctcctcatgctgctgctgcctcaacactatgtcactgggctactctgtggtctcctcatgctgctaccaactcacaactctgtctcttggctactctgtgttctcctcatgctgctgctgccacctccacactatgacaccttgccagtctgtggcctcctcatgctgctgctgccacctccacactctgtcattgggccactctgtggtctcctcatgcttctgccacctccacactatgtcaccttgccactctgtggtgtcctcatgctgctgctaactcaatactatgtcactgggccactctgtggtcttctgatgctgctgccacctccacactatgtcattgggccactttgtggacttcttatgctgttaccaccctctccactccatgactgggccactattttgcctttttggcctggttgacatcatcatttatttgaccctacttctgatctgtcagaatgaaggaaaaatgagacacacaacggatcctgtctgtgtagcagctgtaaggcctgtatggtcccatcagaattggcttatgatttggtagccaaaagcaggagtgggtacaaaacacaaatgacatgcaaatattccattcacgtgtcatctcggttttggatccactcctgtattttttggctttagcaatactgatggattactgacaaaatgctgaccgtggatgctcaacagacaggatccgtttttttgttctgacggatcagaggaaggacaagatgatcagtgacgtcaacacagacttactgcttacaccctctccactctgtcggggggctcttcttgtataagcgtttaatagaacaggttctgtagacatctatgtggaatcagctgacgacggtgtaaaaggagtgcactctttcacactacagtaggatcttgggcctctgcactgttctttatacctggcgctaacatcgacctgtaaggctgagttcacacttgagttatttggtcagttttggcaccatgactgcccaaataagtgaagtgtgcagtgattctaagagcgatgcctgtcatctacatgtcatactgactcacagtattatttcactaccacagcagactccctatgtgtgttagtgcaaggcacagtgttctacaccactgtacaggctctctgcagccagaaaatagctgtttttaacacgattcgctgcaaataaattcggatcaaattgaaTCTTTTCAGAAATTTGGTGAACCGgctgaattaattttttttgaaatTTGCTCATTACTAGTGGtggcgtatgatgtcaccacgccggccagcgtgatgacatcatcacgcaccaAGCAAGACTCCGCGTGGCCTCTTTGCGCTTAAATGGATAAGgtgaatattatttatttattttttaccgatTTGTCCCTGAAAGCTCTAatttttaatctcagatgctgcaatcagtgatgaacgaggcatctgaggggttcaatgatggtggggggctgggtGGACCCAATTGCTGTTCCCTGTCACtgcgcccactacttacaaagaaatgctcttTGTGACCAAGTAATtcaccgtaaagcaattttctttctgaaattcggcaaagcagacgAATCAAAGTTTTGCAGacgtcactcatctctagtagtaaGTTCTCCAGATATTCCTGTCTTCTTCTTGGACTTCTAAACTTCGTGATTTCTGTGGTTCTCTTCAAGTTCTTGTTGTTGGACATCATTTTTCTCTTTTCCCTTTGCCGCATTGTCTTCTACTTCTTATAACACTACCATACTATCATAAGACGCCACCCTGGTCCTCTGGGTCTTAAGTAAAAGGCTTGGCTTCAGATTTAGAAGAAAacctattttctttttcttgatgATTCCTCAATAACAGATATTATAGATAGTTCACGCATTTCTTTTTTTCTGATTTTCAGGATCCTATCTTTAATCATCTCCAGTTTGGAAAGAAAAAGGCAACATGGAAAATGCATTCAACATCAGCAAAAATCTGGTTCTCCTGGGACTTGTGGAGATGAAAGGACTTCAGaacttatactgtgccctgtctaTTATCATATATGTTTTCATTCTACTCTTGAGTATTGTTATCGTATTTGTCGTATTCACAGATACAAGATTACATGAACCCATGTACATCCTCATATGTAATCTGATCCTTAATGGCATTTTTGGCAGTTCATCGTTTTTTCCAAAGCTGATAGTTGACCTCATCacctcatccacgaccatcactcaTGGTAACTGCGCTGTTCAAGTTCTGTGTGTTACCTTATTTGCTATCTATGAAATGAGCAGCTTCACTTTAATGGCGTATGACCGATATTTGGCAGTTTGTCGCCCTCTGCGCTATTGCCTCTTGGTAACTAATGAGAGGGTCATCAATCTTATCATTGGATCATTTTTAGTGGCTTTCATTCTTGTGCTCACAGCTGTGCTCCTCACATGGAAGCTTCCTCTGTGTGGGAACAGAATAAACAATATATTTTGTGAGAATATGTCCATGATTGTCCTCTCCTGTGTGGACTCTTCCATTAGTCAACTCTACTCCGCTTCCGTGGTCATCATCTACTTATGTGTCACCATAATTGTCACCATATTCTCCAATCTGCAGATATTAATAGTCTGCTTGAAAGTCTCAGGAGAATCCCGCCAGAAAGCAGTCCACACCCTGGTCACCCATTTACTCAACTTTTCCATCTTTTTAGTTGGTTTCTTGTTTATTTTCATCAGGTACAGGCTGGGCAGGGTTAAGCTCCCGGTTATTATTCACGTTCTCCTTTCTGTAACCACTCTCATTGTTCCACCATTGTTCAACCCCTTGATCTATGGAGTCCGGACACATGCCCTGAAGATGAGGGTTGTGCATTATTTGCAGAAAATATATGCTTGGCCAAAGTGGACACATAGGCCTTCTACATCTATATTTGCCGTAAACGACAATTAAAGCCAATAAGTAGATATCTACAGAGGATGTAATTATAATCACACATAAAATAGTAAAAGTCATTATTATGTCCAAGATATGTGTTTCTGTGGGTTTCATGGTGGTCCTTCAGCATTTATTGAGAGTTTATGGCTCTACTCAAAGAATAGTACAAGAGTTGTACAAGACATGTAGTTACATAGTGGATAGGTTGGAAAAagacacaggtccatcaagtccaacctataaTCCTACTGTGTTGACATAGAGGAAAACCTTTATCAGATGGTTCTCCTAGAAGAAAAATTCCTTCCATAAATGTAGCACCCATAAGATGGGATATTATTTCACTACAGACATCCAAGCCCATCTTGAACTTGTACGATGAGTCAATTCTCACATTTTGTGGCAGTGGGCtccatagtctaactgctcttacagtaagggtcaattcacacatctgtgtttgttttgcggatccacggatccgtggatctgcaaaacacggacatcggcgatgtgcgttccgcattttgtggaccgcacatcgctggaattctcatagaaaatgccttttcttgtccgcaattgcggacaagaataggacatattctatttttttcgggatcggaattgcggacccggaagtgcggatccgcaattccggatccgggcagcacatcgtgctgccccatagaaatgaatgggtccgcaattccgttacacaaaatgcggacgtgtgaatggacccttaagaatCCTTTCTATGATGATGGTGAAATCTTTCTTCTAGTAAAGGATGCTCTCTTGTTCTGGAGAAAGATCATTAGAAAGATTTCTGTACTGTCCATTCCTATATATGTATATTGTGATTAGGTTGTCtctaagccctattttttttccgaACCAAATAAGTTTGATATTTTTCAATAGAAATATTTGGTGTGTGCGCTACAATGTACCTTATGGAGAGCCAAACTCTGTCTCCTGGAACAGTTGTGGGACCCAGATATCAGTGTCTATCAGTCCCTCTCTTGTCCTTAGCGGCAGAGAGCAGAAATGAGGGAAATGGGGGAGGGGAAGCACAGGCGAGAGGAGGTGGAGAATAAAGGAAACCCGGAACCAGGCAATCCCTACTCTAAACATAATGAAAACACCACCCATCAAATAACTACATAAAAAACTGTAAATACATTAGACAAAACTAggcattatacatatatattatatgatgATAACACCCTATTTGACATCCTTAAATATAAATATGGCTGTCGAATAGTGTCTAGAAAATCGAAA
Encoded proteins:
- the LOC120994078 gene encoding olfactory receptor 4C6-like, whose protein sequence is MENAFNISKNLVLLGLVEMKGLQNLYCALSIIIYVFILLLSIVIVFVVFTDTRLHEPMYILICNLILNGIFGSSSFFPKLIVDLITSSTTITHGNCAVQVLCVTLFAIYEMSSFTLMAYDRYLAVCRPLRYCLLVTNERVINLIIGSFLVAFILVLTAVLLTWKLPLCGNRINNIFCENMSMIVLSCVDSSISQLYSASVVIIYLCVTIIVTIFSNLQILIVCLKVSGESRQKAVHTLVTHLLNFSIFLVGFLFIFIRYRLGRVKLPVIIHVLLSVTTLIVPPLFNPLIYGVRTHALKMRVVHYLQKIYAWPKWTHRPSTSIFAVNDN